A stretch of Phoenix dactylifera cultivar Barhee BC4 chromosome 16, palm_55x_up_171113_PBpolish2nd_filt_p, whole genome shotgun sequence DNA encodes these proteins:
- the LOC103721969 gene encoding LOW QUALITY PROTEIN: cucumisin (The sequence of the model RefSeq protein was modified relative to this genomic sequence to represent the inferred CDS: substituted 1 base at 1 genomic stop codon): MRLSWEVLSILSPLRKGFTHSFILVTTISSEASPMNPSYHSDAELAYGAGQVNPRKARSPGLVYDATATDYVEMLCHQGYNTSMIRLIAGDKITCPKDANGSARDLNYPSLAAYVQTDKRFXMQFPRMVTNVGHSNSTYTARINSSSKLNITVNPKVLSFTKLYEKQKFVVTVSGGPLSFRSVASASIIWSDGNHQVRSPICVHTDYI, encoded by the exons ATGAGACTATCGTG GGAAGTTCTGTCAATACTTTCCCCACTGAGAAAAGGTTTTACCCACTCATTTATTTTGGTGACGACGATAAGTTCGGAAG CTTCACCAATGAATCCTTCCTACCATTCGGATGCTGAACTAGCTTATGGAGCTGGCCAGGTCAACCCAAGAAAGGCACGGAGTCCAGGTCTTGTGTATGATGCCACTGCAACAGATTACGTAGAAATGCTGTGCCATCAAGGCTACAATACGTCGATGATTAGGCTCATAGCTGGAGATAAGATCACTTGTCCcaaggatgcaaatggatctgcaAGGGATCTGAACTACCCTTCATTGGCTGCCTACGTTCAAACAGATAAAAGGTTTTGAATGCAGTTTCCAAGGATGGTTACAAATGTTGGCCATTCAAACTCCACATACACAGCAAGGATCAACTCCAGCTCCAAACTTAATATTACAGTGAATCCCAAAGTGCTATCCTTTACTAAATTGTATGAGAAGCAAAAATTTGTTGTGACGGTTTCCGGGGGGCCACTCTCGTTTCGTTCGGTTGCCTCAGCTTCCATCATATGGTCTGATGGCAACCATCAAGTCAGGAGCCCAATATGTGTGCACACAGACTATATTTGA